In one window of Strix uralensis isolate ZFMK-TIS-50842 unplaced genomic scaffold, bStrUra1 scaffold_220, whole genome shotgun sequence DNA:
- the LOC141938633 gene encoding uncharacterized protein LOC141938633 isoform X1, with translation MEPGEEPRPPQDQGDGDVPTEPCAGAVVPACSGGRPRGFINLLGLLEGGRTPPKPYRCTECGKTFGQSSNLIEHQRTHTGERPFTCGQCEKSFSRSSTLAEHLRTHTGEKPYACPVCARAFSRSSTLTEHRRTHTGETPYACPECGKTFGRTSNLVKHLRTHTGEKPYGCGRCGKTFSLSSNLVKHERTHTGEKPFSCGQCGKRFKKKTHLASHQRTHTGERPYRCGECGKAFGQSSTLIEHQRTHTGERPFRCSACGKSFCVSSNLVKHQRIHTGEKPYGCGRCGKRFRYKPQFTRHLKAHPEGDPACGP, from the exons ATGGAGCCGGGGGAGGAGCCGCGTCCCCCCCAGGACCAGGGTGACGGGGACGTCCCCACGGAGCCCTGtgcag gtGCCGTGGTGCCGGCCTGCAGCGGTGGTCGCCCACGTGGCTTCATCAACCTTCTGGGTCTCCTGGAGGGTGGCAGGACACCGCCGAAGCCCTACCGCTGCACCGAGTGCGGGAAGACCTTCGGGCAGAGCTCCAACCTGATCGAGCACCAGCGGACCCACACGGGCGAGCGTCCCTTCACCTGCGGCCAGTGCGAGAAGAGCTTCAGCCGCAGCTCCACCTTGGCCGAGCACCTCCGGACCCACACGGGCGAGAAGCCCTACGCCTGCCCGGTCTGCGCCCGCGCCTTCAGCCGCAGCTCCACCTTGACCGAGCACCGCCGTACCCACACCGGCGAGACGCCCTACGCCTGCCCCGAGTGCGGCAAGACCTTCGGCCGGACCTCCAACCTGGTCAAACATCTCCGGACCCACACCGGGGAGAAGCCCTACGGCTGCGGTCGCTGCGGGAAGACCTTCAGCCTCAGCTCCAATCTGGTCAAGCACGAGAGGACCCACACCGGGGAGAAGCCCTTCTCCTGCGGGCAGTGTGGGAAGCGCTTCAAGAAGAAGACCCACTTGGCGTCCCACCAACGGACCCACACCGGCGAGCGGCCCTACCGGTGCGGGGAGTGCGGGAAGGCCTTCGGGCAGAGCTCCACGCTCATCGAGCACCAGAGGACCCACACGGGCGAGCGACCCTTCCGCTGCAGCGCCTGCGGCAAGAGCTTCTGCGTCAGCTCCAACCTGGTCAAGCACCAGCGCATCCACACCGGCGAGAAGCCCTACGGCTGCGGGCGCTGCGGCAAGCGCTTCCGCTACAAGCCCCAGTTCACCCGCCACCTGAAGGCCCACCCCGAGGGGGACCCGGCCTGTGGCCCCTAG
- the KAT8 gene encoding histone acetyltransferase KAT8: protein MAETAAGAVPAGGSGAGLEAVAGGGGSPEAGRPRGGGPDEATAAGRAPAVSPPPPPPPREAEVTVEIGETYLCRRADSTWHSAEVIQSRLNEQEGREEYYVHYVGFNRRLDEWVDKNRLALTKTLKEAVQKSSEQFLSELTEQPERKITRNQKRKHDEINHVQKTYAEMDPTTAALEKEHEAITKVKYVDKIHIGHFEIDAWYFSPFPEDYGKQPKLWICEYCLKYMKFERTYRLHLGQCQWRQPPGREIYRKSNISVYEVDGKDHKIYCQNLCLLAKLFLDHKTLYFDVEPFVFYLLTEVDRQGAHIVGYFSKEKESPDGNNVACILTLPPYQRRGYGKFLIAFSYELSKLESTVGSPEKPLSDLGKLSYRSYWSWVLLEILRDFRGTLSIKDLSQMTSITQTDIISTLQSLNMVKYWKGQHVICVTPKLVEEHLKSAQYKKPPITVDSICLRWAPPKHKQAKVAKK from the exons ATGGCGGAGACGGCGGCGGGGGCGGTCCCGGCCGGCGGCTCCGGAGCGGGCCTGGAGGCGGTggcgggcgggggcggcagcCCCGAggccgggcggccccgcgggggagGCCCCGACGAGGCGACGGCGGCCGGACGGGCCCCCGCGGTctcgccgccgcccccgccgccgccgcgggaggcGGAGGTGACGGTGGAGATCGGAGAGACGTACCTGTGCCGCCGGGCCGACAGCACCTGGc ACTCGGCAGAGGTGATCCAGTCCCGCCTGAACGAGCAGGAGGGGCGCGAGGAGTATTACGTCCACTACGTGGGCT ttaaCCGTCGGCTGGACGAGTGGGTGGACAAGAACCGGCTGGCGCTGACCAAGACGCTGAAGGAGGCCGTGCAGAAGAGCTCGGAGCAGTTCCTGAGCGAGCTGACCGAGCAGCCCGAGCGCAAGATCACCCGCAACCAGAAACGCAAGCACGATGAGATCAACCACGTCCAGAAG ACCTACGCCGAGATGGACCCCACCACGGCGGCGCTGGAGAAGGAGCACGAGGCC ATCACGAAGGTGAAGTACGTGGACAAGATCCACATCGGGCACTTCGAGATCGACGCCTGGTACTTCTCCCCCTTCCCCGAGGACTACGGGAAGCAGCCCAAGCTCTGGATCTGCGAGTACTGCCTCAAGTACATGAAGTTCGAGCGCACCTACCGCCTCCACCTG GGCCAGTGCCAGTGGCGGCAGCCGCCGGGGCGGGAGATCTACCGCAAGAGCAACATCTCCGTCTACGAGGTCGACGGCAAAGACCACAAG ATCTACTGCCAGAACCTCTGCCTGCTGGCCAAGCTCTTCCTGGACCACAAGACCCTCTACTTCGACGTGGAGCCCTTCGTCTTCTACCTGCTGACCGAGGTGGACCGGCAGGGTGCCCACATCGTCGGGTACTTCTCCAAG GAGAAGGAGTCGCCTGACGGCAACAACGTCGCCTGTATCCTGACGCTGCCGCCCTACCAGCGCCGGGGCTACGGCAAGTTCCTCATCGCCTTCA GCTACGAGCTGTCCAAGCTGGAGAGCACGGTGGGGTCCCCTGAGAAGCCGCTGTCGGACCTGGGGAAGTTGAGCTACCGCAGCTACTggtcctgggtgctgctggagaTCCTCAGGGACTTCCGGGGCACCCTCTCCATCAAGGACCTCAG ccagATGACCAGCATCACCCAGACCGACATCATCAGCACGCTCCAGTCCCTCAACATGGTGAAGTACTGGAAGGGGCAGCACGTCATCTGCGTCACCCCCAAGCTGGTGGAGGAGCACCTCAAGAGCGCCCAGTACAAGAAGCCGCCCATCACTG tCGACTCCATCTGCCTGCGCTGGGCCCCCCCGAAGCACAAGCAGGCGAAGGTGGCCAAGAAGTGA
- the LOC141938631 gene encoding serine protease 33-like isoform X2, which yields MGRRGPGPGLVLPLLLLLLLPGRGHWGTVAADESVPCGTPVRSRVVGGAGARAGEWPWQVSIAFRGRHVCGGSLIAPAWVLTAAHCFPPENPVSEYLVTLGALQLLSPPADAQVRRVAAVTRHPAYHDGDVVEGHGDVAGDLALARLDPPATPTRLVRPICLPGPAVRFPPGTNCTVTGWGDIRTAGPLPPPKTLQQLEVPLLSHRRCRCLYAGTGTPGALGTPAGDTLCAGFPQGQRDACQGDSGGPLSCRVGDTWLLAGVVSWGEACGLPGRPGVYTRASAHAAWIAAAVPEAPLRHLPLAPSPEDQDDDGPCEDGDAPAWPRPLPPEGGTSAAPPAAGPGPLLLLLGLLLPLGLR from the exons atggggcggcgggggccggggccggggctggtcctgccgctgctgctgctgctgctgctgccgggccGGG GTCACTGGGGGACGGTGGCAGCGGACGAATCAG TGCCGTGCGGGACCCCCGTGCGCAGCCGGGtggtggggggcgcgggggcgcgggcgggggaGTGGCCCTGGCAGGTCAGCATCGCCTTCCGGGGACGGCACGTCTGCGGGGGGTCCCTCATCGCACCCGCCTGGGTCCTCACGGCCGCACACTGCTTCCCGCC GGAGAACCCCGTCTCCGAGTACCTGGTGACACTGGGGGCCCTGCAGCTCCTGTCCCCCCCCGCCGACGCCCAGGTGAGGCGGGTGGCCGCCGTCACCCGTCATCCCGCTTACCACGACGGGGACGTCGTTGAGGGACACGGTGACGTCGCCGGGGACCTGGCGCTGGCTCGGCTggacccccccgccacccccacccGCCTGGTGCGACCCATctgcctgcccggccccgccgttCGCTTCCCCCCCGGCACCAACTGCACCGTCACCGGCTGGGGGGACATCCGCACCGCCG gtcccctgccaccccccaagacgctgcagcagctggaggtgcCGCTCCTCAGCCACCGGCGCTGCCGCTGCCTCTACGCGGGGACGGGGACCCCGGGGGCCCTGGGGACACCGGCCGGGGACACCCTCTGTGCTGGCTTCCCCCAGGGACAGCGCGACGCCTGCcag GGTGACTCTGGGGGTCCCCTCTCGTGCCGGGTGGGGGACACGTGGCTGCTGGCGGGGGTGGTGAGCTGGGGGGAGGCCTGTGGGCTGCCCGGCCGCCCCGGGGTCTACACCCGCGCCTCCGCCCACGCCGCCTGGATCGCCGCCGCCGTCCCCGAGGCCCCCCTGCGCCACCTCCCCCTCGCGCCCTCCCCCGAGGACCAGGACGACGACGGCCCCTGCGAGGACGGGGACGCCCCGGCCTGGCCCCGGCCTCTGCCCCCCGAGGGTGGCACCAGTGCGGCCCCCCCAGCCGCTGGCCCCGgccccctcctgctgctgctggggctgctgctgcccctcggCCTCCGGTGA
- the LOC141938631 gene encoding tryptase beta-2-like isoform X1, which produces MRGRGGLRGQGGTWGCEGTDCEGSRHEGVRGHGGGGTPRCEWTRGGVAGHEGHTGVRRDVRGHGGVTRWGSHPLSLRDTFLGAGFSGSAIAPERGVAAPDAWVLCPPPCPARDVPNVALTLSPSPQVTGGRWQRTNQLLSPPADAQVRRVAAVTRHPAYHDGDVVEGHGDVAGDLALARLDPPATPTRLVRPICLPGPAVRFPPGTNCTVTGWGDIRTAGPLPPPKTLQQLEVPLLSHRRCRCLYAGTGTPGALGTPAGDTLCAGFPQGQRDACQGDSGGPLSCRVGDTWLLAGVVSWGEACGLPGRPGVYTRASAHAAWIAAAVPEAPLRHLPLAPSPEDQDDDGPCEDGDAPAWPRPLPPEGGTSAAPPAAGPGPLLLLLGLLLPLGLR; this is translated from the exons ATGAGGGGACGTGGGGGTctgaggggacagggggggacgtgggggtgtGAGGGGACAGATTGTGAGGGATCACGACACGAGGGTGTgaggggacacggcgggggggggacgcCGAGGTGTGAGTGGACACGGGGGGGCGTAGCGGGACACGAGGGGCACACGGGGGTGCGGAGGGACGTGAGGGGACACGGAGGGGTGACACGGTGGGGGTCACACCCCCTGTCCCTGCGGGACACATTCCTCGGGGCAGGTTTTTCCGGCTCGGCCATCGCCCCGGAGCGGGGGGTGGCGGCCCCGGATGCCTGGgtgttgtgtccccccccctgccctgccagggatGTCCCCAACGTGGCTTTGACATTGTCACCTTCCCCACAGGTCACTGGGGGACGGTGGCAGCGGACGAATCAG CTCCTGTCCCCCCCCGCCGACGCCCAGGTGAGGCGGGTGGCCGCCGTCACCCGTCATCCCGCTTACCACGACGGGGACGTCGTTGAGGGACACGGTGACGTCGCCGGGGACCTGGCGCTGGCTCGGCTggacccccccgccacccccacccGCCTGGTGCGACCCATctgcctgcccggccccgccgttCGCTTCCCCCCCGGCACCAACTGCACCGTCACCGGCTGGGGGGACATCCGCACCGCCG gtcccctgccaccccccaagacgctgcagcagctggaggtgcCGCTCCTCAGCCACCGGCGCTGCCGCTGCCTCTACGCGGGGACGGGGACCCCGGGGGCCCTGGGGACACCGGCCGGGGACACCCTCTGTGCTGGCTTCCCCCAGGGACAGCGCGACGCCTGCcag GGTGACTCTGGGGGTCCCCTCTCGTGCCGGGTGGGGGACACGTGGCTGCTGGCGGGGGTGGTGAGCTGGGGGGAGGCCTGTGGGCTGCCCGGCCGCCCCGGGGTCTACACCCGCGCCTCCGCCCACGCCGCCTGGATCGCCGCCGCCGTCCCCGAGGCCCCCCTGCGCCACCTCCCCCTCGCGCCCTCCCCCGAGGACCAGGACGACGACGGCCCCTGCGAGGACGGGGACGCCCCGGCCTGGCCCCGGCCTCTGCCCCCCGAGGGTGGCACCAGTGCGGCCCCCCCAGCCGCTGGCCCCGgccccctcctgctgctgctggggctgctgctgcccctcggCCTCCGGTGA
- the FUS gene encoding RNA-binding protein FUS isoform X2 yields MASNDYSQTATQSYGAYPTPPGQGYSQQSSQPYGQQSYSGYSQSTDTSAYGQNSYSSSYGQTQSSYSTQSTPQAYGSTSGYGSGQSSQTSYGQPSSYPSYSQPPAASSSTGSYGSGSQSSSYGQPPSGGYNQQSSYSGQQQSYSQQSSYNPPQSYSQQSQYNSGSSSGSNSYGQEQSSMSGGGGYQEQSSYGGGQQERSRGRGGYGRGGYDRGGRGSRGGRGGNLGGGERGGFNKFGGPRDQGPRHDPGEQDNSDNNTIFVQGLGENVTIESVADYFKQIGIIKTNKKTGQPMINLYTDRETGKLKGEATVSFDDPPSAKAAIDWFDGKEFSGNPIKVSFATRRADFNRGGGGGRGGRGRGGPMGRGGFGGGNSGSGGGNRGGFPSGGGGQQRAGDWKCPNPACENMNFSWRNECNQCKAPKPDGPGAPHMGGGGGGGFGEERRGGRGGFDRGGYRGGRGGDRGGFRGGRGGDRGGFGPGKMDSRGDHRQDRRERPY; encoded by the exons ATGGCCTCCAAcg ACTACAGCCAGACGGCGACGCAGAG CTACGGGGCGTACCCCACCCCACCGGGGCAGGGCTACTCGCAGCAGAGCAGCCAGCCCTACGGCCAGCAGAGCTACAGCGGCTACAGCCAGTCGACCGACACCTCCGCCTATGGCCAGAACAGCTACAGCTCCTCCTACGGCCAGACCCAGAGCA GCTACAGCACCCAGTCGACCCCCCAAGCCTACGGCAGCACCAGCGGCTACGGCAGCGGGCAAAGCTCGCAGACGTCCTACGGGCAACCCTCCTCCTACCCCAGTTACTCTCAGCCGCCGGCGGCCAGCTCCTCCACCGGCAG CTATGGGAGCGGCTCGCAGAGCTCCAGCTACGGCCAACCCCCCAGCGGCGGCTATAACCAGCAGTCGAGCTACAGCGGCCAGCAGCAGAGCTACAGCCAGCAGTCCTCCTACAACCCGCCCCAGAGCTACAGTCAGCAGAGCCAGTACAACAGCGGGAGCAGCAGCGGat CCAACAGTTACGGGCAAGAACAGTCGTCCATGAGCGGCGGCGGCGGTTaccaggagcagagcagctaCGGCGGCGGGCAACAGGAGCGGAGCCGTGGCCGCGGTGGCTACGGCAGAGGCGGCTACGACCGCGGGGGCCGTGggagccggggcggccgcggagGCAACCTGGG CGGTGGTGAGCGTGGTGGCTTCAATAAATTCGGTG GACCCCGGGACCAAGGGCCGCGGCACGATCCTG GCGAGCAGGATAACTCGGACAACAACACCATCTTCGTGCAGGGGCTGGGCGAGAACGTCACCATCGAGTCGGTGGCCGACTACTTCAAGCAGATCGGCATCATTAAG ACCAACAAGAAGACGGGGCAGCCCATGATCAACCTCTACACGGACCGGGAGACGGGCAAGCTGAAGGGGGAGGCCACAGTCTCCTTCGACGACCCCCCCTCCGCCAAAGCCGCCATCGACTGGTTCGACG GCAAAGAGTTCTCCGGCAACCCCATCAAGGTGTCCTTCGCCACCCGTCGCGCCGACTTCAaccgcgggggcgggggcggccggggcggccgcgggcggggaG GCCCCATGGGGCGCGGCGGCTTCGGCGGCGGCAACAGCGGCTCCGGCGGGGGCAACCGGGGCGGCTTCcccagcggcggcgggggccagCAGCGCGCCGGCGACTGGAAGTGCCCCAACCC CGCCTGCGAGAACATGAACTTCTCGTGGCGCAACGAGTGCAACCAGTGCAAGGCCCCCAAGCCCGACGGGCCCGGCGCGCCCCACATGG gtggtggcggcggcggcgggttcGGCGAGGAACGACGCGGAGGACGCGGAGGCTTCGACCGCGGCGGCTACAGGGGCGGCCGGGGAGGAGACCGGGGCGGCTTCCGCGGGGGGAGAGGCGGTGACCGAGGCGGCTTCGGGCCGGGGAAGATGGATTCCAG GGGTGACCACCGGCAGGACCGCCGCGAGAGGCCCTACTGA
- the FUS gene encoding RNA-binding protein FUS isoform X1, which translates to MASNDYSQTATQSYGAYPTPPGQGYSQQSSQPYGQQSYSGYSQSTDTSAYGQNSYSSSYGQTQSSYSTQSTPQAYGSTSGYGSGQSSQTSYGQPSSYPSYSQPPAASSSTGSYGSGSQSSSYGQPPSGGYNQQSSYSGQQQSYSQQSSYNPPQSYSQQSQYNSGSSSGSNSYGQEQSSMSGGGGYQEQSSYGGGQQERSRGRGGYGRGGYDRGGRGSRGGRGGNLGGGERGGFNKFGGPRDQGPRHDPGEQDNSDNNTIFVQGLGENVTIESVADYFKQIGIIKTNKKTGQPMINLYTDRETGKLKGEATVSFDDPPSAKAAIDWFDGKEFSGNPIKVSFATRRADFNRGGGGGRGGRGRGGPMGRGGFGGGNSGSGGGNRGGFPSGGGGQQRAGDWKCPNPACENMNFSWRNECNQCKAPKPDGPGAPHMGKYPGGGRGGNHMGGGGGGGFGEERRGGRGGFDRGGYRGGRGGDRGGFRGGRGGDRGGFGPGKMDSRGDHRQDRRERPY; encoded by the exons ATGGCCTCCAAcg ACTACAGCCAGACGGCGACGCAGAG CTACGGGGCGTACCCCACCCCACCGGGGCAGGGCTACTCGCAGCAGAGCAGCCAGCCCTACGGCCAGCAGAGCTACAGCGGCTACAGCCAGTCGACCGACACCTCCGCCTATGGCCAGAACAGCTACAGCTCCTCCTACGGCCAGACCCAGAGCA GCTACAGCACCCAGTCGACCCCCCAAGCCTACGGCAGCACCAGCGGCTACGGCAGCGGGCAAAGCTCGCAGACGTCCTACGGGCAACCCTCCTCCTACCCCAGTTACTCTCAGCCGCCGGCGGCCAGCTCCTCCACCGGCAG CTATGGGAGCGGCTCGCAGAGCTCCAGCTACGGCCAACCCCCCAGCGGCGGCTATAACCAGCAGTCGAGCTACAGCGGCCAGCAGCAGAGCTACAGCCAGCAGTCCTCCTACAACCCGCCCCAGAGCTACAGTCAGCAGAGCCAGTACAACAGCGGGAGCAGCAGCGGat CCAACAGTTACGGGCAAGAACAGTCGTCCATGAGCGGCGGCGGCGGTTaccaggagcagagcagctaCGGCGGCGGGCAACAGGAGCGGAGCCGTGGCCGCGGTGGCTACGGCAGAGGCGGCTACGACCGCGGGGGCCGTGggagccggggcggccgcggagGCAACCTGGG CGGTGGTGAGCGTGGTGGCTTCAATAAATTCGGTG GACCCCGGGACCAAGGGCCGCGGCACGATCCTG GCGAGCAGGATAACTCGGACAACAACACCATCTTCGTGCAGGGGCTGGGCGAGAACGTCACCATCGAGTCGGTGGCCGACTACTTCAAGCAGATCGGCATCATTAAG ACCAACAAGAAGACGGGGCAGCCCATGATCAACCTCTACACGGACCGGGAGACGGGCAAGCTGAAGGGGGAGGCCACAGTCTCCTTCGACGACCCCCCCTCCGCCAAAGCCGCCATCGACTGGTTCGACG GCAAAGAGTTCTCCGGCAACCCCATCAAGGTGTCCTTCGCCACCCGTCGCGCCGACTTCAaccgcgggggcgggggcggccggggcggccgcgggcggggaG GCCCCATGGGGCGCGGCGGCTTCGGCGGCGGCAACAGCGGCTCCGGCGGGGGCAACCGGGGCGGCTTCcccagcggcggcgggggccagCAGCGCGCCGGCGACTGGAAGTGCCCCAACCC CGCCTGCGAGAACATGAACTTCTCGTGGCGCAACGAGTGCAACCAGTGCAAGGCCCCCAAGCCCGACGGGCCCGGCGCGCCCCACATGGGTAAATACccggggggcggccgcggcgggaaCCACATGG gtggtggcggcggcggcgggttcGGCGAGGAACGACGCGGAGGACGCGGAGGCTTCGACCGCGGCGGCTACAGGGGCGGCCGGGGAGGAGACCGGGGCGGCTTCCGCGGGGGGAGAGGCGGTGACCGAGGCGGCTTCGGGCCGGGGAAGATGGATTCCAG GGGTGACCACCGGCAGGACCGCCGCGAGAGGCCCTACTGA
- the BCKDK gene encoding branched-chain alpha-ketoacid dehydrogenase kinase — MLRRVLGGRRGGALPPRPPARAAADQTPPDLARERSKAVTSFYHQPAIDVAAEKPSVRLTPTTMLYSGRSQDGSHILKSARYLQQELPVRIAHRIKGFRSLPFIIGCNPTILHVHELYIRAFQKLSEFPPIQARGDEARYCALLRQLLEDHKDVVTLLAEGLRECRRHIQDERLLRPFLDKTLTSRLGMRMLAAHHLALHEDKPDFVGIICTRLSPKKLIEKWVDFARRLCEHQYGNAPRVRINGHVAARFPFIPLPLDYVLPELLKNAMRATMESHLDTPYNVPDIVVTIANNDIDLVIRISDRGGGIPHDLLDKVTEYHFSTAEASAQDPRLGGPFRNLLDLSNSGQAGPMHGFGFGLPTSRAYAEYLGGSLCLQSLQGVGTDVYLRLRHIDGKGESFRI; from the exons ATGCTGCGTCGGGTTTTGGGGGGCCGGcgagggggggctctgcccccccgtccccccgcccggGCAGCCGCCGACCAGACCCCGCCTGACCTGGCCCGGGAGCGCTCCAAGGCCGTCACCTCCTTCTACCACCAGCCCGCCATCGACGTCGCCGCCGAGAAG CCCTCGGTGCGCTTGACCCCCACCACCATGTTGTACTCGGGGCGCTCGCAGGACGGCAGCCACATCCTG AAGAGCGCCCGCTACCTCCAGCAAGAGCTGCCGGTGCGCATCGCCCACCGCATCAAGGGCTTCCGCAGCCTCCCCTTCATCATCGGCTGCAACCCCACCATCCTCCACGTG cacgAGCTGTATATCCGCGCCTTCCAGAAGCTCAGCGAGTTCCCGCCT atCCAGGCGCGGGGTGACGAGGCGCGGTACTGCGCGCTGCTGCGGCAGCTGCTGGAGGACCACAAGGACGTGGTGACGCTGTTGGCCGAGGGGCTGCGCGAGTGTCGGCGGCACATCCAG GACGAGCGGCTGCTGCGGCCTTTCCTGGACAAGACGCTGACGTCGCGGCTGGGGATGCGGATGTTGGCCGCCCACCACCTGGCCCTACACGAGGACAAG CCCGACTTCGTGGGCATCATCTGCACCCGTCTCTCCCCCAAGAAGCTCATCGAGAAGTGGGTCGACTTTGCCCG GCGGCTGTGCGAGCACCAGTACGGGAACGCGCCGCGGGTGCGCATCAACGGGCACGTGGCGGCGCGGTTCCCCTTCATCCCCCTGCCCCTCGACTACGTCCTGCCCGAGCTGCTCAAGAACGCCATGAG GGCGACGATGGAGTCCCACCTCGACACCCCCTACAACGTCCCCGACATCGTGGTGACCATCGCCAACAACGACATCGACCTCGTCATCCG GATCTCCGACCGGGGCGGTGGGATCCCCCACGACCTCCTGGACAAGGTGACTGAGTACCACTTCAGCACGGCCGAGGCCAGCGCCCAGGACCCCCGTTTGGGGGGTCCCTTCCGCAACCTCCTGGACCTCAGCAACAGCGGCCAGGCTGGCCCCATGCATGG GTTTGGTTTCGGGTTGCCCACCTCGCGGGCCTACGCCGAGTACCTGGGGGGGTCGCTCTGCCTGCAGTCGCTGCAGGGGGTGGGCACCGACGTCTACCTGCGCCTGCGCCACATCGACGGCAAAGGGGAGAGCTTCCGGATCTAG
- the VKORC1 gene encoding vitamin K epoxide reductase complex subunit 1 isoform X2, translated as MECGGRRWRGGAAMAARAALCLAGAALSLYALHVEHAIARDPAYRAACDLGPAVSCTRVFASRWGRGLGLVEGLLGRDSVANVPNGAIGLLFYLLQGLLVPGRGAAAALLGTSVASAVASLWLAGVLAFGLQDFCLVCVTTYLLNAALLALNWRHWRRLRHLKTA; from the exons ATGGAGTGTGGCGGGAGGCGGTGGAGGGGCGGGGCAGCGATGGCGGCGCGCGCGGCGCTGTGCCTGGCGGGCGCGGCGCTGTCGCTGTACGCACTGCACGTGGAGCACGCGATCGCCCGCGACCCCGCCTACCGCGCCGCCTGCGACCTGGGGCCCGCCGTGTCCTGCACACGCGTCTTCGCTTCCCG GTGGGGCcggggcctggggctggtggagGGGCTGCTGGGCCGCGACAGCGTCGCCAACGTCCCCAACGGGGCCATCGGTCTGCTCTTCTAcctgctgcaggggctgctgg tgccggggcggggggcggcagcggcgctgCTGGGGACGTCAGTGGCCTCGGCGGTGGCCTCGCTGTGGCTGGCGGGGGTGCTGGCCTTCGGCCTGCAGGACTTCTGCCTCGTCTGCGTCACCACCTACCTCCTCAACGCCGCCCTCCTCGCCCTCAACTGGCGCCACTGGCGGCGGCTCCGCCACCTCAAAACGGCCTGA
- the VKORC1 gene encoding vitamin K epoxide reductase complex subunit 1 isoform X1, producing MECGGRRWRGGAAMAARAALCLAGAALSLYALHVEHAIARDPAYRAACDLGPAVSCTRVFASRWGRGLGLVEGLLGRDSVANVPNGAIGLLFYLLQGLLGAVPGRGAAAALLGTSVASAVASLWLAGVLAFGLQDFCLVCVTTYLLNAALLALNWRHWRRLRHLKTA from the exons ATGGAGTGTGGCGGGAGGCGGTGGAGGGGCGGGGCAGCGATGGCGGCGCGCGCGGCGCTGTGCCTGGCGGGCGCGGCGCTGTCGCTGTACGCACTGCACGTGGAGCACGCGATCGCCCGCGACCCCGCCTACCGCGCCGCCTGCGACCTGGGGCCCGCCGTGTCCTGCACACGCGTCTTCGCTTCCCG GTGGGGCcggggcctggggctggtggagGGGCTGCTGGGCCGCGACAGCGTCGCCAACGTCCCCAACGGGGCCATCGGTCTGCTCTTCTAcctgctgcaggggctgctgg GGGcagtgccggggcggggggcggcagcggcgctgCTGGGGACGTCAGTGGCCTCGGCGGTGGCCTCGCTGTGGCTGGCGGGGGTGCTGGCCTTCGGCCTGCAGGACTTCTGCCTCGTCTGCGTCACCACCTACCTCCTCAACGCCGCCCTCCTCGCCCTCAACTGGCGCCACTGGCGGCGGCTCCGCCACCTCAAAACGGCCTGA